A genome region from Neofelis nebulosa isolate mNeoNeb1 chromosome 14, mNeoNeb1.pri, whole genome shotgun sequence includes the following:
- the ABRA gene encoding actin-binding Rho-activating protein, with the protein MALGEKGREEGPAKRALRKVRTATLVINLARGWQQWANENSIRQAQEPTGWQPGGTQDAPRAPKPVIYPTPCQKAQSAPKSPSQKPEGAAEASRIKRREVTKTIVSKAYERGGDVSHLSHRYEKDGDMPGAGRQEDDIDRILQSHGSPTRRRKCANLVSELTKGWKEMGRDEPQWRSDSIDTEDSGYGGETEERPEQDGEQVVTIRIKRPLPSQANRFTEKLSCKAQRKYSQVDNLKGRWQQWADEHIQTQKLNPFSEEFDYELAMSTRLHKGDEGYGRPKEGTKTAERAKRAEEHIYREIMDMCFIIRTMAHHRRDGKIQVTFGDLFDRYVRISDKVVGILMRARKHGLVDFEGEMLWQGRDDHVVITLLQ; encoded by the exons ATGGctctgggagagaagggaagagaggagggccCAGCCAAGCGTGCCCTCCGGAAGGTCCGCACAGCCACCCTGGTTATCAACTTGGCCCGAGGCTGGCAGCAGTGGGCAAACGAGAACAGCATCAGGCAGGCCCAAGAGCCCACAGGTTGGCAGCCGGGAGGGACCCAGGACGCACCCCGAGCTCCTAAGCCAGTGATctaccccaccccctgccagaaAGCTCAGAGCGCCCCGAAGTCTCCCTCCCAAAAGCCAGAGGGAGCCGCTGAAGCCTCTCGTATCAAAAGGAGAGAGGTGACCAAAACAATTGTCAGCAAAGCTTACGAGAGAGGAGGGGATGTCAGCCACCTCAGCCACAGGTACGAGAAGGACGGTGACATGCCTGGAGCCGGGCGGCAAGAGGATGACATTGACAGAATCCTCCAGAGCCATGGCTCCCCGACGCGGAGGAGAAAGTGCGCCAACCTGGTGTCCGAGCTGACCAAAGGCTGGAAAGAGATGGGACGGGATGAGCCCCAGTGGCGGAGTGATAGCATAGACACAGAGGACAGCGGCTACGGAGGGGAGACCGAGGAAAGGCCCGAGCAGGACGGAGAGCAGGTGGTCACCATCAGAATCAAACGCCCCTTGCCTTCCCA GGCAAATAGATTTACAGAGAAACTCAGCTGCAAGGCCCAGCGGAAATACAGCCAAGTGGACAACCTGAAAGGGAGATGGCAACAATGGGCTGACGaacacatacagacacagaagCTCAATCCTTTCAGTGAGGAATTTGATTACGAGCTGGCCATGTCCACCCGCCTGCACAAGGGAGATGAAGGCTATGGCCGTCCCAAGGAGGGAACCAAAACTGCAGAAAGGGCCAAGCGAGCTGAGGAGCACATCTACCGAGAGATCATGGACATGTGCTTCATCATCCGCACGATGGCCCACCACAGACGAGATGGCAAGATTCAGGTTACTTTTGGAGACCTCTTTGACAGATACGTTCGTATTTCAGATAAAGTAGTGGGCATTCTTATGCGTGCCAGGAAGCATGGACTTGTTGACTTCGAAGGAGAGATGTTATGGCAAGGCCGAGATGACCATGTTGTGATTACTCTACTCCAGTGA
- the OXR1 gene encoding oxidation resistance protein 1 isoform X12, translated as MSRLWYGKKGRRHQPLNHKYTLVVSVAEYHRRIDALNTEELRTLCRRLQITTREDISSKQIAPVKADLESESFRPNLSDPSELLLPDQIEKLTKHLPPRTIGYPWTLVYGTGKHGTSLKTLYRTMTGLDTPVLMVIKDSDGQVFGALASEPFKVSDGFYGTGETFVFTFCPEFEVFKWTGDNMFFIKGDMDSLAFGGGGGEFALWLDGDLYHGRSHSCKTFGNHTLSKKEDFFIQDIEIWAFE; from the exons ATGTCTCGTCTCTGGTAtgggaaaaaagggagaagacatCAACCACTTAATCATAAATATACCCTG GTAGTGTCAGTGGCTGAGTATCACCGCAGGATCGATGCTCTAAATACTGAAGAACTGCGCACACTCTGCAGACGtctccag ATTACTACAAGAGAAGACATAAGTTCAAAGCAGATTGCTCCAGTGAAAGCAGACCTGGAGTCTGAATCTTTTCGACCAAACCTAAGTGATCCCAGTGAACTCTTACTGCCAGATCAAATTGAAAAG cttACCAAGCATCTTCCACCAAGAACAATTGGCTATCCATGGACTCTTGTTTATGGCACCGGGAAGCATGGCACAAGCTTGAAGACCCTTTATCGAACAATGACAGGTTTAGACACCCCAGTGCTGATGGTGATTAAAGACAGTGATGGGCAG GTCTTTGGTGCATTAGCATCTGAGCCATTTAAAGTGAGTGATGGCTTTTATGGTACTGGAGAGACCTTTGTTTTTACATTCTGTCCAGAGTTTGAG GTCTTTAAGTGGACAGGAGATAATATGTTTTTTATCAAAGGAGACATGGATTCACTAGCTTTTGGTGGTGGAGG GGGAGAATTTGCCCTTTGGCTTGATGGAGATCTCTACCATGGAAGAAGCCATTCTTGTAAAACATTTGGGAATCATACACTTTCTAAGAAGGAAGATTTCTTTATCCAAGACATTGAAATCTGGGCTTTTGAATAA
- the OXR1 gene encoding oxidation resistance protein 1 isoform X13, producing MSRLWYGKKGRRHQPLNHKYTLITTREDISSKQIAPVKADLESESFRPNLSDPSELLLPDQIEKLTKHLPPRTIGYPWTLVYGTGKHGTSLKTLYRTMTGLDTPVLMVIKDSDGQVFGALASEPFKVSDGFYGTGETFVFTFCPEFEVFKWTGDNMFFIKGDMDSLAFGGGGGEFALWLDGDLYHGRSHSCKTFGNHTLSKKEDFFIQDIEIWAFE from the exons ATGTCTCGTCTCTGGTAtgggaaaaaagggagaagacatCAACCACTTAATCATAAATATACCCTG ATTACTACAAGAGAAGACATAAGTTCAAAGCAGATTGCTCCAGTGAAAGCAGACCTGGAGTCTGAATCTTTTCGACCAAACCTAAGTGATCCCAGTGAACTCTTACTGCCAGATCAAATTGAAAAG cttACCAAGCATCTTCCACCAAGAACAATTGGCTATCCATGGACTCTTGTTTATGGCACCGGGAAGCATGGCACAAGCTTGAAGACCCTTTATCGAACAATGACAGGTTTAGACACCCCAGTGCTGATGGTGATTAAAGACAGTGATGGGCAG GTCTTTGGTGCATTAGCATCTGAGCCATTTAAAGTGAGTGATGGCTTTTATGGTACTGGAGAGACCTTTGTTTTTACATTCTGTCCAGAGTTTGAG GTCTTTAAGTGGACAGGAGATAATATGTTTTTTATCAAAGGAGACATGGATTCACTAGCTTTTGGTGGTGGAGG GGGAGAATTTGCCCTTTGGCTTGATGGAGATCTCTACCATGGAAGAAGCCATTCTTGTAAAACATTTGGGAATCATACACTTTCTAAGAAGGAAGATTTCTTTATCCAAGACATTGAAATCTGGGCTTTTGAATAA